Proteins from one Porites lutea chromosome 3, jaPorLute2.1, whole genome shotgun sequence genomic window:
- the LOC140930830 gene encoding uncharacterized protein yields the protein MAQYFAVFMILCISDVSLGTTTSPQQQNTAKSKDLCERSILGFPGIPGSNGMPGMPGVPGPQGPQGREGAKGQNGDKGSQGMPGPRGDRGREGAFGKSGLPGIKGIKGEQGLVGIKGERGIVGNQGRKGSKGEKGESAKASQASAVPQTNWKQCVWKSETNTDNGKIKDCAFNKLQSSSALKVSFQGNTRIENHGKCNRWYFKFNGKECSGPMTIEAALYSSWPSGNIGNQLYHRSFEGYCENIPQGAVRVELWVGRCNSGHAQGDSYTGWGSVSRIMIEEVSRPQS from the exons ATGGCGCAGTATTTCGCTGTTTTCATGATTCTCTGTATCTCTGATGTTTCACTGGGAACAACCACCTCACCTCAGCAACAAAACACCGCAAAGTCAAAAGATTTATGCGAG CGATCTATACTAGGTTTCCCTGGCATTCCAGGATCAAACGGCATGCCGGGAATGCCCGGTGTTCCGGGGCCGCAAGGACCTCAGGGAAGGGAAGGTGCAAAAGGACAAAACGGTGATAAAGGATCACAAGGAATGCCGGGTCCACGAGGAGACAGAGGGCGCGAAGGGGCTTTCGGAAAGAGTGGACTGCCAGGAATCAAGGGAATAAAAGGTGAACAGGGACTTGTGGGGATAAAAGGAGAGCGAGGCATTGTGGGAaatcaaggaagaaaaggaagcaaaggagagaaaggagaaagcGCCAAAGCAAGTCAAGCAAGTGCAGTACCACAAACCAACTGGAAACAATGTGTGTGGAAATCAGAAACCAACACTGATAACGGGAAGATCAAG GATTGTGCATTCAACAAACTGCAGTCTTCTTCAGCGCTCAAAGTCTCATTCCAGGGAAACACAAGAATCGAAAATCATGGCAAATGTAATAGGTGGTATTTCAAGTTCAACGGCAAAGAGTGCAGTGGACCAATGACAATAGAGGCTGCCTTGTACAGCTCCTGGCCATCTGGGAATATTGGTAATCAGCTGTACCATCGGTCATTTGAGGGGTACTGTGAGAACATCCCACAAGGCGCAGTTAGAGTAGAATTGTGGGTAGGGCGGTGCAATAGTGGTCACGCCCAGGGTGATTCTTACACTGGGTGGGGCTCAGTGTCCCGTATAATGATTGAAGAAGTATCTAGGCCCCAGTCCTAA